Within Scomber japonicus isolate fScoJap1 chromosome 18, fScoJap1.pri, whole genome shotgun sequence, the genomic segment CTGAATGAGACAGCAAAGTggcctctgtgttttttttgagTTGTGGGATTTTTCTGAGACAGGTATAGTGTTGTAAGTTTTATATATTCTATTTGGAGCTCTCCCCATCCTCTTGGAAACATGTTGAGAAATATCAAATTCATGACAACTTGACAGCTATGTAATATCTGGTGTTAATAAGTGTTGGGACATAAAAATTGTTGAGAAAcaattttgttttctctttcttgcactctcattctctctgaCACACTCTGTCTCTTTCATCATCCCTGTTGCAGGACTCCACAGAGTCTAGTTAATCATTGTTGCTACTTGGTGCTAAGTTGCAGAAAGTGGTTCAGGCAGGTTGATGTGTTAGGAAATGAGTCTCTTATGTGCTTGTGGgaagagagagttagagagggaAATCCTCGGAAAACCGTCACATGCTCTCATAACAGTTGATGCCGTAAGCAAGAGCATGTGCTCGCCCACATGCATGTCAGCCTTTCTGCTGTATCGGGACACAAGCTAAAACGTCATGTACTCACAATGATGTCTGATCATTTTCCCGGTAAGAACTAATCTGGCACACTTACAGCACAGAATGAGCTTAATGTCCAGTCTGGTATGATTGATACAACTCGGCTGTTCCTGCCAAAGCATCAGTTATTCATACAGAAAAAGTAGTTGGCATACTTTCAAATTCCTAATGAGCTGTAAATTCATCATAAAATAAAGACTTTTCACACCAGAGATGTTTGTGTTATGCCACTTATGTTACTATAAAAGTCCATTGCACATTGCATGTTAATTGCTGTGAAACAGGATTGTGACTTTAACGTTTCTCATGGTGTTAAGGGCACAAGAGTCAGTACTGTGATCTTGACTGGAGCAGTCCTGATCTGATGTCAGGCCAGACAAGAGTACCTCTGATCCCTCAGGCGCCCGGGCCAATCAGCCAGTCTGTACTAAAGCTAATGTTAACTGCATCCTGTGGTCATTACACTGAACAGGCCATTTAGAAAATATGGCTCTTTGGTTTAGATATTATCTGATGTCTGACTTCCAGTAGAGCTTTGTGATATATAGGCTGGATATCTAGATTGTGACTGGCAGCCTAGACGTCAGAAGCTTGTTGACATGTCCAGTGAAAACGCAGACTGGACATGTCTCTGATTTCAAATGTTCGAGGATTTCTTGACTACATAAGTTACAAACGTCTGTCACGACACATTGTGCTCTTATCTCTTGAGCAAATACCTTGGTAAACAAAAGAAATTCCAAACACATCGACACGAACCCGCCGTCCTCCCTGCTTTGAGACTAGAACAGAATGGAATTTGAAACGTTTTAGCCAAAAATGTTTCCATGGTCAAGGTGTTTTTTGCAGAAACGTTTCAGATTTCGTTCCGTTCTCCGGCTTCAACCAAATCGAACCCTCGTGGGATCGATAGATGCACAGGTGAGTAACCTCTGGCACACACTGACATGTGCACAACTGTCCACTGCTGGGCTTTAAGATTATGTCGGACAGCAGCCAACTGTGAGTGACTGAGCGAGTGTGGCTCTGCTCAGCCACAGCTGTCTGAGCTGATACAAACAGTATTTCCTGGAGGTTTTTTGGCCCTGTGCTTGATGTTCTGGACAGTCTGATTCTGGGGTAGTCCATCCTTTACTAACTGTGGCTAAACCTGGCAGCATGTTGCGAGGTATGAATGAGCGGACAGCACGGAAATGAGATTCATCAGGGTTACAATGGTTGTGTTTTCCGTCTACATTTACTGGACTTGTTTAGGATACAAGTTAAATTGACATTTGACCTTTCTCTTTACTTTACGTTTTCCTCTTTGTTCACAAGCCTTCAAATCTTGTTGTAATTGAATTGTAATAGATACAACCCAGCCTTTTCCTGTTTTGATCGTCTTGTTTCACCCAGCCAAGTTGAGCCGGGGTAATAAGTCGTGTGTTTGCAATGAGCTTTGATGGattgtgtatctctgtgtcATCCAGGTAGTGTGGCGAGTGTAGATAAGCCCCCTTATGAGGTGAAAACCCTTCCTCGTCCTGCAGTATCCCCTTCCAGCACCAACAGCAGAAATAAGGGATGTCACGGCTGTTCCTCCTTTTGGCAATGCTCATTGTCTCCAGCAGCATCCAGGTGGgccccacaaacacacacacacatacacacacatacacacacacagcctcattGTAACTTGGCAAAGTCGCTGGCCTTTACAGTGTGGGGGAGGATGTTGTCTCTTTAACGCTGCTGCCTTTTGAAACAACCCAGACAGTAGTGGTGTGGACATCTAAACAATCTGTCTTTCCCTGGTTTGTTGATGACATGAGTATGCAGGGATGCATTATATCAACCTGTCTATACGTTCACACACAAGCCCCCCCATACTGACAACACATTAGATTGAGGCACAGCGTCATCTTGAGGGATTATATCCCCAGTTTAAGGACGGGTTGTTTACAGCTACTGTAtaaatgaagtgaagtgaaacAAATGGATGCCATTTTGGTTAATGCAGACATTGTGTCCTCATGGTTTGTGTAAGGCTCCCATTCTCAACATTTTTCTGGTCTACGTGCTTACTGCCATGTCAATAAGCCCATGATTAACAGGCCTTTTTACTGCACTGTCTTCACATGTGCTCCACCACCTCCTTAGATGTCTCCTGCTGCTACCCTGGATAAGCTGAAGGAGAGTTGGGAATTTTACATGGACGAGTGTAACCGCAACAACAGTCGAGACCCACCAAGCATCGGTGAGCTGTAACGTACTGTAACTTTAAGTGTTTAACTACACAGATTTTCTATAATTATAACAATTGTAAGGCATTAAGGTAGTGGTCTTATCCAGAAAAATACTGAGTGCAACATTCctgaaaaaacataaacatgaaaGTAAgagattttttaatatataatttgCATTATATATAtgcaaagaaatatatatattttttaatcattatttaccCCCAGCTTGAGGCACAGTGGCAGCTATCTAATGCAGTAGAGCAGGTAATGGTTAGGCCAGACTGTTACCAGAGTATGGAGCAGCAGCAATTTCCCCTCCCCACTGATAACCACTGTATAATCACTCTGCTTGCAGCTGCTCCCAGTTTGCTATTTGCTGCATCACACTCACTCTGCTCATATTGAGAGAAAACCAGCTCCAGTTCGCTCCATCATAAGGGCGTAAAATAGCTCAGAGTGTTTAACTGTGTGGCTCCCCTTCAGTTGCATTATGGTCTATTGGCATGTTTTATGCTTTTGGGATAGTGCGTCATATGGGAGCAAAATAACTTTCAAAAAGGCTGCTTCCCACGCTGCGTGCACCACTCGCACCACTCTCCGTAGCACTCACATGTCCTGTCTGTCACCTCATATGTGTAACAAAGAATTAGCAGGTGTAGCGGAGAGGGGAGACACCACTTAATACACCTGAGCATCCATGCAGTAACTGCCTTTGTGGCAAAGATGAAAGATGTGGAATAAGTGGAAGGTCACTTTACTTTACTTCACTAAGATGAAAAGCCATGATGTGTACAGATGCCATAATGGCCACCAGCAGCCATCACTTCAAAGACATGTTACTGTATTCCGTGACTTAGAGCACTCCAGTCCATAGACAGGAGAATCTCATGGCTTTGTATTTACACCAGATCtaatttatatttcatgttttttcaaaTCCACAGGCCTTGTGTGCAACAGGACTTTTGACAATTACGCCTGTTGGCCCGATGGACTCCCCAACACCAGTGTCAGTGTGCCATGTCCGTGGTATCTGCCATGGCACCACAAAGGTAAGAGCCCAGTGTGGATTGGTCCTGTTAATGAAGAGTAAATTCAAAAGAGAAAGACAGCTATTTGTCATGACTGAACTTTCCAGTAAATCACAaaggctgtctgtgtgtgtgtgtgtgtgtgtgtgtgtgtgtgtgtgtgtgtgtgtgtgtgtgtgtgtgtgtgtgtgtgtgtgtgtgtgtgtgtgtgtgtgtgtgtgtgtgtgctgcagttcAGCACGGCATGGTGTATCAGGAATGTGATGCAAACGGCCAGTGGGTGTCTACGAACAATTCCAGCGAGTGTGACTCTAATGATCCAAGTCAGGTAAGAAATATCTTGCTTGtggttaaaagaaacaaacaaagaagaaaaatatgctttgaaactgaaactaaaatgtcaaaggaaagaaaaatggaatgtgttttaatttgcaGCAGTACTATGGATACATACGGATCATGTACACAGTGGGATATTCCTTATCGCTGGTGGCTTTGGTTTTGGCACTTGGCATTCTCATATTCTTCAGGTAATAATGACTGtggttatgtttgtgtttgtgagggaTGTACAAGTCATTCATCAGAAACAGCACGGAGGGtgaataatgacatttaaatacaaagcTATATTGCAGTCTACTACGTCTTATAATGATAGATTACTATTAATAGATTAAGCTGAAAAAAGACAGGTTTTTGTCTCTCATTCATCAGGAAACTACACTGCATGAGGAACAACATCCATATGAATCTGTTTGCCTCCTTTATCCTGCGAGCGCTGTCTATCCTCATCAAAGACGCTCTGTTGGAGGCCAACATCATGTCACAGAATCTCGGCAGGGACCAGGAGCAGGGGTTCCCCCGGGCATCTATGCCTCCAGTGGAGTTGCTTGTCAACAGCGAGGTCAGTAGTGATCCCCAGGTAAATAATGAACCATCAAAGGTCATCGTTCTATAGTGGTTGTTAAAAAATTGACACAGtggaaacagaacaaaactaGAAAGcctttaaagatttaaaaccCTGTCAGTTTGCTTCTTTGATAATAGACTGAGACTACATGATGTTTGTAGATcctataaattataataatgttataaAACCTAAAAATACAGAAGACCTAGCAAAGAGGTTATGGCTTGTGTAACAGTACGATTGTAGAAGTAAAGAGGTCAAAGAAAAATAGTGAAACAAATTGTAGAGAACATAATTATGGTAGCCACAAAGATAATATTAGCAGCTAATTGTCCATAAAAGGGGGGAGGGCCAGAATGATGGAGGCAAGTGTAGAGTGggttgtgtgtgttgggggtcACAGCTGGCTGAGGCTGGGGTTAAAGTTACTAGCGTTGTACTATTCGATTGCTGCAGGCACAAATCATGAATTCTAGCAGCAGAAGGAGATCCCATCTGCCACAGTGCTGATCTCACCATTCATTCACAGCTAATGATATTTTTCTGTCCACCAGTTTGATATTTTGTGAAAGAACCATGACTTCTCCTGTTTCGTAGACAACGGTTAGCTGTCGCATCGCCGTGGTGATGATGCAGTACAGCATTATGGCCAACAGCTACTGGCTGCTGGTGGAAGGCATCTACCTCCACAACCTCCTGGTCATCACTGTGTTCACAGAGAGGAACTACTTCAAAATCTACCTGTGCATAGGCTGGGGTGAGCTAGCCCGATGTGTTTCTCTCTAttgtagtgtttgtttttgtgctggtGAGTCTGTAACTGGAGTAATAAGGATGCAAGTTAATTATGTGCTGCATAAAGGGACATGAAATGAGAGGAGATAAACATTAAAGGCTATAACGATGGTGTGCAGAATGACTGCTTTGCATTTAAACACTTCTCATTTCTCCACAGGTACCCCGTTAATATTCCTCGTGCCCTGGGTGATATCTAAATACCTGTATGAAAATCAAGAGTAAGTTACCACAGCCGGTATCAAACCTGACCAACATTTTCTAGTCTTCTTGTTGATTCCACACTCATAACAGTGCAACCTATCAAAACAGGCTGGCAGCTGGTCATTCTTCTAAACATATGAATGTTGATACTTGGCCCATCACGGTCAATTTAACGCCTAATTACTACATGAGCAGTTGGCTGCACTTTAACATCACACACtagcatgtttttttcctctgcacAAAGCCCAATATGGCAACCATGTTAAAACACTTCGGGTGGTGAAGTTGTGCActtttttgaatatttcatgttCACATTCAGCACCCGAGCTTTATTTTGCAATCCCCTAGAGTCTAACATACACACTTGCACAGCAAGTGGGGTGAAAGTACTCTAAGGCCACACTTTCCAAAACCACTGAAACATTATGTTGTTATGTAAAGCTTTAAAAAGCCACTGTGGAGTTATGTGTCCCCCCTCTGTTGAAACCGTATGGCTGCCAGGCTCTCACATTTTGTCAGACGAGGAAAGCTTTCTACTTTTGACTGTTAGACTGTGTGCACcttgtttaaaaacacagaagacGTCTTTCTTGTATTCTCTAGTCATATCTTACTAATATTTCCTCCAATGCTTTTTTTCACAGGTGCTGGGggcaaaatataaatatgaattactGGTGGATCATCCGTTCCCCAATACTACTGGCAGTTGTGGTaatgtctctttttctgtctcctgcTTTCTCTGACCATCATGCCTCTCATcgaatgaatgtttttttaattaaagagatttgattttttttttgttgcgcTGTGACAATCTAATACACAGTTGTATTCATACTTTAAACCGGCCTTTAATTGTAGTTGTGCTCTGCAAAGGTCAGTTCTGAGATTGTCTGATTTGTCACAGCTCTTATGTCAGGCCAGTTACACAGGCATCCTGGCATTTTCCATGCATTAATCGTCCTGCTAAGTGGCCTGTATCTCACAGGAATTCCTGTGTTTGAGTTATTGCATGGACAGCAGGGCTGGTTCCTATTTGAGTGTTTCCCTCTTTATTCTGATCCCAAAGTGTTTTACCAAAGAGTAGAAACACTCAGGACATACTTCCACACAGTGTGCTTAATTTTAAGGAGAAAGCTGCTAAGTTAATGTCTGGTATTATCttgtactgtaaaaaaaaagcctggTCAATAATTATGTGTGAAAACTGGGTCCAGCTTCAGCTTTTTTCTTCAAAGCAACTGCAAATTACCGATAAGAATTTAGTCGAAATTAAAAAGGTCACATCATACGTAATTTTCATGAAGGGAACACCCACTGTTTCTTGAAATGCCAGCTGCTGTGAAATTGTTCCCTCATAACAATGTGCTTCTACTGTATGTAATAAAGTTAAAGGACTGGTTCACTCCAACCACATAAAGCTTCTTTTTTACTTAACTTTTGAAGTCTTAATCTATGTAGattttttgttgaaaataatTTTCACCAAAGCAATAATCCATGAAAACGATTAACTGCAAGGTCTGTGGATTATGCTATGTAACAGGAATACTGAAAAACGCGTTGCTACAGAGTCAGATGTGTTTCTCAGTGCTTTTAGCAgctcaaacaaaaaaatcttacGCGTCCATTGTATTTGGGTGGAAGCAGAAGTTTCAACATGGTGATATCTTAGAAGCTTTGCCcctaaaaccaaaactatctgcatgacTACATATCACCTACTATTAGTAAATGGAAAAATTAGGTTTTGGGTGACCATAACATCTGTTTGTTATCCAGTCACAACCATCACCATTAACACTGGTGTCTCTGACTTCCACAGATCAACTTCCTTATCTTTATCCATATAATTAAAATTCTTGTATCAAAACTGCGGGCGCACCAAATGAGATACACAGATTACAAATTCAGGTGAGTTCAAATGTTAATGAGTTCATTATGTGTCTCATGTGTATACTgtgtctcttctctttttctgaaCTTATTTTATTCACTGTCTTGCTTGTCTCTTATCCTGTCCATCTCAGGTTGGCTAAGTCGACTCTAACCCTGATCCCTCTGCTGGGTATCCATCAGGTGGTCTTTATTTTTGTGACAGATGAGTCCACCAAGACCACCATCACTTTGCGTCTCACCAAGCTTTTCATTgacctcttcttctcctccttccaggTAAGAATTTTCAGCATTGAACAAAAGCATCCAAAAACTATGACCACACCATTACTCAGGGTTGTGGCTAGTAGTGTGGTGAATCAAGGGTTCAGTGATTTGATGGATAGTTACCTAATAATAAAATGAGGTTGAGAGTTGAGACATTAATGAGTCAATTTATTGTTTCATAATTCCCCCTGTTGTACCTATACTGAGACAAAAGAGTGAACAATGAAAGCATTTCATGTGTTTGGGAGGAGTAACAcaggatgtaaagggttaaataagaTGCTGCTCAAACACACAACTGCAGTTGAGAATTATAATGATCTTCTAATTAAAATCTAAAAGTCCATGCTTTAGTAAATGAACAGCAAACCAAACAATTGAAAGTGTTGTTACAGATGAGCTTGTTAAGCACTCTACTCAGAAGTGCTGTATTTACTTATGTGTCAGCAGAGATTACATTAACATAATGTGCTGTCTATGCTGCTATGGCTGAGTCCCACTGTGACACAATGCCAGTGACCTTTCGGCTATGGGGACACCGATGACATGCATCAAGATTACAGCAGACCACCAGGGGAATTGTCTTAAGGAAGaaagcaacagagagagagagaggaggatgcaAAGAGAATCCCAAAGTCAAAGATGGAGAGTCATGAGACTTTTTATGATAGTCTTCAATAGTGGCTTGATTATAAAGCAATGGACTTATACTTCCCCATTCACTGATTTGTATGCTATACTAGGCTACATTGCTTCAAGCATTGCATTTTCAAAACCTGATATATAAAGAGTCATGCTGTGATTTAATACTGCAGCTGCCCTGCACTGACTCAGAATTGCTTGTCTGTACAGGGTCTCCTGGTGGCCATCTTGTACTGCTTTGTCAACAAAGAAGTGAGTCTCTTCATTTGCATGATAACTGTCATCTCCTCACTTTTCTCAGGTTATGACATCAATTATATCttattatatatactatactTACTATACTATACTTAATATACTTtcatctctgtcctctctgcagGTGCAGTCCGAGGTCCTGAAAAAGTGGAAGCGCTGGAAGCTAGGGAGGAACATCGAGGAGGAGTACCGCCATACCTACAGCAATACCCCCAACTCAAAGACCGGCAGCCTTTTGAACCACGTCTCTCGGCTGCCTCATCTCCCAGACATCGCCAAAACCTCTGCCCCGATCTGCAGCCCTGAGGAGAGGCACATGCTTGTGGCTGGCTGCCACAATGGCGTGGTGCACAGTAAGGGGGCAGGCCAGTGTGCATCCCCGCTGCACGAGGGAACCATCAGTAACTGCACCCTAGTGGAGGACATCAGCCTTTCAGACAAGGTGCAGTGTTACGAGGCTCAGAGAGAGAATGTGGAGAGCCATCTCTGAAAGCCACTAAGAGCAAGAACTCTGTGAAGAAAGATAGAGGGCCTTCAGCTCTCATGTGGCTCTGGCATCCTGCACTGGGTGGCTGTGAAGAGCTGGGCTGATAGAGTCTTCTGTCATTTCGCCCAGAGATCAGTGTCACTGGGAGACTGAGCGGCACTCAGCCCTCTCCACAGCCTGAGAATGGAGAACAATACGGCAGACATCCATGTTGAAATGTCTAATGTGCTGCAAGTCTCATAAATGGATTTTTGCCAGACAGTGAAAGGAACTGCTGCATGTTGAACAATATAACAACAGCATCTCAAGACAGATAAGCCATGTAAAATAATaggacaaacagaaaaaacccTGAAACCTCAAATagcaacaacagaaacaaacaaaacagcaacaacaaaaaaagacacagggTCTAACTTGCTTTAATTTGTGTTGTGtatcaaatgtgtgttttatggtaCTAGAGGTTAAAGGCAAACTGGACATTGGACTGCTTACACAAAAAAGACCAAACAAGGGACACAAAACAAGTTGGTAGGTAACACAGGggtaagactttttttttttttttttttttttgctttgctcTGATATCTGTAAGGTTTTTCTTGTCTATACTGattttgatgaaaaatgtatcGAAAAAACATTCTGTTGACTGTACCTCATACAGTGAAGTGACAACAGTGTTGTTCAAATGGCCCCATCCAGGGCTCATGGGAAATTGGCAGCTGCTCTCACCAGGTCTTTCCTGGCTTACATATAGACATTGAAAGAGGTCAAGAGATTGTGTCAGATGAATTATAAATAAGCTAAAATGATCATCGCTTgatttactttggtgttttccgataaaagtaaatatttttatataggTCCAAACCTTGGATATTACTCAGTACAGTACGACCGCTgtaactgtaaatgtgtcaggttTGTTTTCAAGAagtaatagttgcagctctgtaTGTTCTCGGTTTCCCTTGCTATCAAATAATTGTGCTACTCACACATCTTCATCGTATTAAATGAACTACACAGCCCACTCTACCCTTGAGATGAAAGCTGATAGGGGAAACTGCACTCACATCAAGGATGAAAGTACAcagcatatactgtagatgtgaCCTGCAAAGTCACACATGCATAAAGTATGAATCCAACACTGTGACTCAAAATAACAAGTCACCTCTGGCAAAAGGTTGTTTTTGCAATGTTAAATATAGGCTGTTGTGCATGCAGATCGCACAGAATTGGTAAGCTTAAGACGTACGTTGTGTGAATCATTCGGCGGTGACACGTGCCGTACAGTGCCATTAAATCAGTGCATAAAGCCAGACAGACCGTGCTAATGACCACATGAGTATTTAATATTCAGCCTGAATCTGTCCGCAGGCGCTGTGGACACATAGAAcaaaaaatagaacaaaatcTCTGTAGTAAGCATTGTAGTGATGCTGAAGAAACCTAAATTAGCAGTGGTACATTTGCTTCTGAATAAATTGCCTCCTGCAGAACATTAATTCATCAAGTTTTTAAGTCAGAACTAACTCAACTTGACTTTGTATGTATGACTATTTGCACAATGTTAATTTATAATggtaaatactgtgtgtgtatatatgtgtttataCAGGTGATTTATTTGATTGCTGTCTATATATTTCATGGAAtggaggtctgtgtgtgtgtgtgtgtgtgtgtgtgtgtgtgtgtgtgtgtgtgtgtgtgtgtgtgcgcgtacaAGCATATTTTTAGGTTGGTATGGCTCTGAGCAGACTCAGTATTCCAGATGTGTTACAGTAGGATGAGTCACTGGCTGCAGAGGAGCAATGAGTTGATATAAACCGGTGCAAGCGGCTTCACACACAacgcagaggtcagaggtcgtcCCTTTCTAGCATACACAGTGTTACACCACAGGACTTCTCAGAAGTCATGCCTATATAAAGGCATAAAGAAGACACAGCTCTGTGTTTTATAACGGAAGCTATTCTCAGTGTGATTCCTCAATGGCATTTTGTTGCTAAGAGCGAACTGAGAAGCGTGTTTGTCATTCAGATAATAGCTCTGTGCATTTACACATCAGCCAGGTGTTGAACAGGCTGAGGCAATTTTTCATCAACATCTGCTGAGGATTGTAATAGAGCAGGTAGATATATCAATACTTAGAATTGAGCTTGGAGCATGATTCACACACTGACGCTGCTGTTGCTCAGAGGTGAATCtgcagtgtttttgttgttttgcagagCAGGAGAAATGTTTGGATACTGACACGGTTACAAAGGAATGTTGTGCACCTTGAGTAAAATAAGATTCAGTAGATTATATAAGTATGGTCAAAGTATATTGCTAATTCTATTTCAGACTATTACATGTATTTTAAACTGTGACCATAATCATGTATGTTTTTAAGCCAGCAGCTTGGGTCACTCCCCTTTTTGGACCAAAGTGGTTCTGTTTGAATGTATTCTTTAGATGGCCCAAATCATgttccattttattttctcttaaagTTGATTTTGTACAGTATATTTGGTGTGAGGAACCAATCAGTAGAATACTGactgtgttcaggtgtgtacaGTGCATCATATATTGTGTCCGCTTAGCAAACTTTGTCCAAATGGTGAAGAATAAATAACAATGTATGTGAAAAATGATTTTAGTTGGGTGTCTCTTTTGTAttcataatgttaaaataaaaaagagaaagctgGTGCAgatcagttcttttttttttcttcttttttttttggcttgttgGTGATGTTAGGTAGCTGCCCAGCTGGCCTAAAGCCAGGTTGGCACATAACAGAGGTGAGTATTGATTTTACCCCAGGGTCAGGCACTGTTTGACAGCACACACTGTTCCTTATTGTGGCCAAGAGTCATTGGATCAGCTCACATTAACTTACTAACCATGCTCAGTTTAACTTAACAGTAAATCTATGGTGGTTGCTGATAACATGGCATTGTGTGTAACAGCTAGAGACTAAAAGGACAGACAAGATGGGACACCAACTTTtaagaaaacaatgaaacaaat encodes:
- the gcgra gene encoding glucagon receptor isoform X1, producing the protein MSRLFLLLAMLIVSSSIQMSPAATLDKLKESWEFYMDECNRNNSRDPPSIGLVCNRTFDNYACWPDGLPNTSVSVPCPWYLPWHHKVQHGMVYQECDANGQWVSTNNSSECDSNDPSQQYYGYIRIMYTVGYSLSLVALVLALGILIFFRKLHCMRNNIHMNLFASFILRALSILIKDALLEANIMSQNLGRDQEQGFPRASMPPVELLVNSEVSSDPQTTVSCRIAVVMMQYSIMANSYWLLVEGIYLHNLLVITVFTERNYFKIYLCIGWGTPLIFLVPWVISKYLYENQECWGQNINMNYWWIIRSPILLAVVINFLIFIHIIKILVSKLRAHQMRYTDYKFRLAKSTLTLIPLLGIHQVVFIFVTDESTKTTITLRLTKLFIDLFFSSFQGLLVAILYCFVNKEVQSEVLKKWKRWKLGRNIEEEYRHTYSNTPNSKTGSLLNHVSRLPHLPDIAKTSAPICSPEERHMLVAGCHNGVVHSKGAGQCASPLHEGTISNCTLVEDISLSDKVQCYEAQRENVESHL
- the gcgra gene encoding glucagon receptor isoform X2, whose protein sequence is MSRLFLLLAMLIVSSSIQMSPAATLDKLKESWEFYMDECNRNNSRDPPSIGLVCNRTFDNYACWPDGLPNTSVSVPCPWYLPWHHKVQHGMVYQECDANGQWVSTNNSSECDSNDPSQQYYGYIRIMYTVGYSLSLVALVLALGILIFFRKLHCMRNNIHMNLFASFILRALSILIKDALLEANIMSQNLGRDQEQGFPRASMPPVELLVNSETTVSCRIAVVMMQYSIMANSYWLLVEGIYLHNLLVITVFTERNYFKIYLCIGWGTPLIFLVPWVISKYLYENQECWGQNINMNYWWIIRSPILLAVVINFLIFIHIIKILVSKLRAHQMRYTDYKFRLAKSTLTLIPLLGIHQVVFIFVTDESTKTTITLRLTKLFIDLFFSSFQGLLVAILYCFVNKEVQSEVLKKWKRWKLGRNIEEEYRHTYSNTPNSKTGSLLNHVSRLPHLPDIAKTSAPICSPEERHMLVAGCHNGVVHSKGAGQCASPLHEGTISNCTLVEDISLSDKVQCYEAQRENVESHL